The proteins below come from a single Cetobacterium sp. ZOR0034 genomic window:
- a CDS encoding ABC transporter ATP-binding protein, giving the protein MIEIKNVSKTYRLKPVVNSVSTDIPEGKITCIIGPNGAGKSTLLNMISRLTPLDSGEIIIDGKSITEWDKAELAKTMATLKQENTTNVRLTVYELISFGRFPHSGGRLNAEDKKVIEEAIEYMNLGEFRDKYLDELSGGQRQRAYIAMTIAQNTKYILLDEPLNNLDMKSSVAMMKILHRLVKDFNKTIVIVMHDINFTSVYSDYILAMKNGKMKHMDKTQNVVVKETLEKLYEMPFHIQEINNKNICVYF; this is encoded by the coding sequence ATGATAGAGATAAAAAATGTCAGTAAAACATACAGATTAAAACCGGTTGTAAATAGTGTAAGCACAGATATTCCAGAAGGGAAGATAACATGTATCATAGGACCAAATGGTGCAGGAAAGAGTACATTGTTGAATATGATAAGTCGTTTAACTCCTTTAGATTCTGGAGAGATAATAATAGATGGGAAATCTATTACAGAATGGGATAAAGCAGAATTAGCAAAAACAATGGCTACTCTAAAACAAGAAAATACCACAAATGTAAGACTTACAGTTTACGAGTTAATTTCATTTGGAAGATTTCCTCACAGTGGTGGAAGATTGAATGCTGAAGATAAAAAAGTTATTGAAGAAGCAATCGAATATATGAATTTAGGAGAGTTCAGAGACAAGTATTTAGATGAATTAAGTGGAGGGCAAAGACAAAGAGCTTATATAGCTATGACAATTGCTCAAAATACAAAATATATACTTTTAGATGAACCATTAAATAATTTGGATATGAAGAGTTCGGTGGCTATGATGAAAATTTTACACAGACTTGTAAAAGATTTTAATAAAACAATAGTTATAGTAATGCACGATATAAACTTTACATCAGTGTATTCAGATTATATTTTAGCAATGAAAAATGGAAAAATGAAACATATGGATAAAACTCAAAATGTTGTTGTAAAAGAAACTTTAGAAAAGCTTTATGAGATGCCGTTCCATATTCAAGAGATTAACAATAAAAATATATGTGTTTACTTCTAG
- a CDS encoding iron chelate uptake ABC transporter family permease subunit, with product MKSKEKRIENILFGLLVGVLIGIALFLLIGVNKSNFRYLISTRSIKILAIILSGTCVAISTLIFQTVTDSRILTPSVMGLDSMYVFLQTMTIFIFRRMIPVLTAPIPKFFITIGLMIMISIFLQKFFTGKSKGKLLYMILIGMIVGTFLDSLSSGIQMVMDPDEFLILQSSLFASYSRVNTTLLLIAYIIVGLVFFWLKNDMRTLDVMSLGYSQSINLGLDYKKLLRKNLTIVGILVSISTALVGPVVFLGLLTVNISKELLKTYKHKYLVMGSIFMSILSLIVGQIIVERVFNNSFPVGTIINFVGGMYLLWILLKERRVG from the coding sequence TTGAAGAGTAAAGAGAAAAGAATAGAAAATATTTTATTTGGTCTTTTAGTGGGAGTATTAATAGGGATAGCTCTTTTCCTACTGATAGGTGTAAATAAAAGTAATTTTAGATATCTTATATCTACAAGAAGTATAAAAATATTAGCAATAATTTTAAGTGGGACATGTGTTGCAATATCTACATTGATATTCCAAACAGTTACCGATAGTAGAATTCTAACTCCGAGTGTGATGGGATTAGATTCAATGTATGTATTTTTACAAACAATGACAATCTTTATTTTTAGAAGAATGATTCCTGTGTTAACAGCACCAATTCCAAAGTTTTTTATAACAATTGGACTTATGATTATGATAAGTATTTTCCTTCAGAAATTTTTTACGGGAAAAAGTAAAGGAAAACTTCTTTATATGATTTTGATTGGAATGATTGTAGGAACATTTTTAGATAGTTTATCGAGCGGAATTCAGATGGTAATGGATCCAGATGAATTTCTAATTTTACAGAGTAGTTTATTTGCGAGTTACAGCAGAGTTAATACCACTTTATTACTAATAGCTTATATAATAGTAGGACTTGTATTTTTCTGGTTGAAAAATGATATGAGAACTTTAGATGTTATGAGTTTAGGATATAGTCAATCTATAAATTTAGGTTTAGATTACAAGAAACTTTTAAGAAAAAATTTAACAATAGTGGGAATTCTAGTTTCAATTTCTACAGCTTTAGTAGGACCAGTAGTTTTTTTAGGACTTTTAACTGTAAATATTTCAAAAGAGTTGCTTAAAACTTACAAACATAAATATTTAGTGATGGGATCTATTTTTATGAGTATACTCTCTTTAATAGTTGGACAGATAATAGTTGAAAGAGTATTTAATAATAGTTTCCCAGTAGGTACAATAATCAATTTCGTTGGTGGAATGTACTTGTTATGGATTCTATTGAAAGAGAGGAGAGTAGGATAA
- a CDS encoding ABC transporter permease: MKNFTITTFIIFLSIASIFLGVATVNLSDIFVVGTNSNNIIFLSRVPRTISIVTAGFGMSICGLIMQQLTMNKFVSPTTAGTADSSKLGILVGLVFFPRESIIFKMLIATIFSIGGTFLFLGIVRKIKIKDNALVPLIGMMISGILSSITMFFAYKGDLIQSINSWLFGDFSGVLKGNYELLYITIPLVLIAFFYSKQFTISGMGEEFAINLGINYKFIVNIGLVLVCFISSLVMITIGGIPFLGLIIPNIVSMFFGDNLSKNLYITGALGSLFLLFCDILGRLVIYPHEIPIGMITGVFGSGIFLAMILRRLNFEE; the protein is encoded by the coding sequence GTAGCAACAGTTAATCTGTCAGATATTTTTGTTGTAGGAACTAATAGTAACAATATAATATTTTTAAGTAGAGTTCCAAGAACAATAAGTATTGTGACAGCGGGATTTGGGATGAGCATTTGTGGTTTAATTATGCAGCAACTTACTATGAATAAATTTGTATCTCCTACAACTGCAGGAACTGCTGACTCTTCAAAATTAGGGATTTTGGTAGGTTTAGTATTTTTTCCAAGAGAATCGATTATATTTAAGATGTTAATCGCAACTATATTCTCGATAGGAGGAACTTTCCTTTTCTTAGGAATAGTTAGGAAGATAAAAATAAAGGACAATGCTTTAGTACCATTGATTGGAATGATGATAAGTGGAATACTAAGCTCTATAACAATGTTCTTTGCCTACAAAGGTGATTTGATTCAAAGTATTAACAGTTGGCTTTTTGGTGATTTTTCAGGCGTATTAAAAGGAAATTATGAACTATTATATATAACAATTCCTTTAGTATTAATTGCTTTCTTTTATTCAAAGCAATTTACGATCTCAGGAATGGGAGAGGAGTTTGCAATAAATCTGGGAATAAATTATAAATTTATTGTAAATATTGGATTAGTTTTGGTTTGTTTCATATCTTCATTAGTAATGATAACGATAGGAGGAATACCATTCTTAGGATTAATTATTCCAAATATAGTTTCTATGTTCTTCGGAGATAATCTTTCGAAAAATCTATATATAACAGGAGCTCTAGGAAGTTTGTTCCTTCTGTTCTGTGATATATTAGGAAGATTGGTTATATATCCTCATGAGATTCCGATAGGAATGATAACAGGAGTATTCGGTAGTGGAATATTCTTAGCTATGATACTTAGGAGGTTAAATTTTGAAGAGTAA